From the Salinimicrobium tongyeongense genome, one window contains:
- a CDS encoding dihydrolipoyl dehydrogenase family protein produces MKKYDVIVIGSGMSGMTVANKCASKGLKVAVTDELPYGGTCALRGCDPKKIIIGATEVRDFAQRLAGKGINTVPEVEWKDIMVFKQEFVDAMPEKIEKGYKHNDIDTYHGAARFIGSDAVEIASEVLKGSKIVIATGARPRQLKFDGGHLALTSTDFLNLQELPNSLIFIGGGYIAFEFAHIAKRCGAEVTIIHRGPQPLENFDKDIVHHLSEATRKLGVRLMLETNVTGIKQDAKGYTVIGETNGSETEFTAEAVFNSAGRVPHIDDLNLKKASVNYNKKGIEVNKYLQSTSNPSIYAAGDAADTDGLPLTPVAVYEGNIIASNILKGKNKKPEYPPMPSVVFTLPPMASVGLTEVEAEKAGLNIKVNSKAVPGWFNAKRLNVQEYAYKTIIDTDKSTLVGAHLIGPGVEETINFFSLAMYKEVPVRDLKKMIYAYPTMGSDITSML; encoded by the coding sequence ATGAAGAAATATGATGTTATAGTAATAGGTTCAGGTATGTCGGGTATGACTGTTGCGAATAAGTGTGCTTCCAAAGGATTAAAAGTAGCTGTGACAGATGAGCTACCCTATGGTGGAACTTGTGCTCTTCGTGGTTGTGACCCGAAAAAAATAATCATTGGTGCTACCGAAGTGAGAGACTTCGCTCAACGTCTGGCAGGAAAGGGTATTAATACGGTTCCTGAAGTAGAATGGAAGGACATTATGGTCTTTAAACAGGAATTTGTAGATGCAATGCCTGAAAAAATTGAAAAAGGATATAAACACAATGATATCGACACCTATCATGGTGCCGCTCGCTTCATCGGCAGTGATGCAGTCGAAATTGCATCGGAAGTTTTAAAGGGAAGCAAGATTGTTATTGCAACTGGAGCACGTCCACGCCAGTTGAAATTTGACGGTGGTCACCTTGCATTGACAAGTACAGATTTTTTAAATCTTCAGGAACTTCCTAACTCATTAATCTTTATAGGTGGTGGATACATTGCCTTTGAGTTTGCACATATAGCTAAGCGATGTGGAGCAGAAGTTACCATCATACATCGGGGACCTCAGCCTTTGGAGAATTTTGATAAGGATATAGTTCACCATTTGTCGGAGGCCACCAGAAAACTTGGAGTAAGATTGATGCTCGAAACAAACGTCACGGGAATCAAGCAAGATGCAAAAGGTTATACGGTAATTGGTGAAACAAATGGTTCCGAAACAGAGTTTACAGCTGAAGCTGTTTTCAACAGTGCGGGAAGAGTACCCCATATTGATGACTTGAACTTGAAGAAGGCTTCTGTAAATTATAACAAGAAAGGAATTGAGGTCAATAAGTACTTACAAAGTACCTCCAATCCATCCATATATGCTGCTGGTGACGCTGCCGATACTGATGGGCTTCCATTAACCCCGGTAGCTGTTTATGAAGGTAATATCATTGCTTCCAACATATTAAAGGGTAAAAATAAGAAACCGGAATATCCACCTATGCCGTCAGTTGTCTTTACCCTACCACCTATGGCTTCGGTAGGTCTGACTGAAGTGGAAGCGGAGAAAGCTGGGTTAAATATCAAAGTGAACAGTAAGGCAGTTCCAGGGTGGTTCAATGCTAAACGTCTTAACGTTCAGGAATATGCTTATAAAACCATAATAGACACTGATAAAAGTACTTTGGTGGGAGCTCATCTCATTGGTCCGGGGGTAGAAGAAACGATTAACTTTTTCTCACTTGCGATGTACAAAGAGGTGCCAGTACGAGACTTAAAGAAAATGATTTATGCCTATCCGACAATGGGCTCGGATATCACATCAATGTTATAA
- the merTP gene encoding mercuric transport protein MerTP, which yields MKAKHNLLGVGILTGIASSLCCITPLLAFVAGTGGIAGAFGWLEPLRWPLVVVSLVALGFAWYLNLKATQDDDCGCDTKTEPSFFQSRTFLGGVTVFVALSLAFPYYAEAFYPSNEKEVVFVQEKNIQTTEFLVSGMPCAGCEGHVTSEVNKLNGIVSCKVSYEEGNTIVEYDSTRTNVEEVRTAIERTGYKVTKVERP from the coding sequence ATGAAAGCAAAACACAATCTACTTGGAGTGGGAATTTTAACCGGGATCGCCAGTTCTCTTTGTTGCATAACTCCCTTACTTGCTTTCGTAGCTGGAACGGGAGGTATTGCAGGAGCATTTGGTTGGCTGGAGCCTCTCAGGTGGCCTCTTGTAGTAGTTTCATTGGTTGCTTTAGGATTCGCCTGGTATTTGAACCTAAAGGCTACACAAGATGATGACTGTGGTTGTGACACGAAAACCGAACCTTCTTTCTTCCAATCCAGAACATTTTTGGGTGGAGTAACTGTTTTTGTTGCTCTGAGTCTGGCATTCCCTTACTATGCAGAAGCTTTTTATCCTTCCAATGAAAAGGAGGTTGTGTTCGTGCAGGAGAAAAACATTCAGACCACGGAATTTTTAGTGAGCGGTATGCCCTGCGCTGGATGTGAGGGTCATGTAACATCCGAAGTTAACAAGCTAAACGGTATTGTCTCCTGCAAAGTATCTTACGAAGAAGGTAATACCATAGTTGAATATGATAGTACCCGCACGAACGTTGAAGAAGTAAGGACGGCAATTGAACGGACAGGATATAAAGTCACAAAAGTAGAAAGACCATGA
- a CDS encoding ArsR/SmtB family transcription factor: MEENSCIRKEADLNQIKRCKEQISEVEEAVGALTNKLSLVSNSVRLKILYVLQVEERLCVCDLSDILNMTIPAVSQHLRKLKDRDFVKSEKEGQTIFYSLRDDHRQLLAPFFNLLDHQPEAI, encoded by the coding sequence ATGGAAGAAAATAGTTGCATACGGAAAGAGGCCGATTTGAACCAAATCAAACGGTGTAAAGAACAAATATCAGAAGTTGAAGAGGCAGTAGGTGCCTTAACCAATAAGCTCTCATTGGTAAGTAACAGCGTAAGATTAAAGATTCTTTATGTCCTTCAGGTAGAAGAAAGGTTATGTGTTTGTGATTTAAGTGATATCCTGAACATGACGATACCAGCAGTGTCACAGCACTTGCGAAAGCTGAAGGATAGAGATTTTGTAAAATCAGAAAAGGAAGGTCAGACCATCTTTTATTCACTGCGGGATGACCATCGACAACTTCTTGCTCCCTTTTTTAATTTATTGGACCACCAACCTGAAGCTATATGA
- a CDS encoding DUF6660 family protein, with the protein MKFLVVILSIYFLGLNFIPCDDTAVSENLDTISVSLEVDQDQQGDQHGTSDDCPPFCQCHCCHVHVVRFETSSFELFEPKMPFLTPLFGESPGKEIAFSHFQPPCV; encoded by the coding sequence GTGAAATTTTTAGTAGTCATATTATCTATTTATTTCCTGGGGCTAAACTTTATTCCCTGTGATGACACAGCCGTATCTGAAAATCTGGATACCATCTCTGTTAGTTTGGAAGTAGATCAGGATCAGCAAGGGGATCAGCATGGAACTTCAGATGACTGTCCTCCTTTTTGCCAGTGTCACTGCTGCCATGTGCATGTCGTGAGATTCGAAACAAGTAGCTTCGAATTATTTGAGCCAAAAATGCCTTTTTTGACACCTTTATTTGGCGAGAGCCCAGGCAAAGAAATTGCCTTTTCTCACTTCCAGCCTCCCTGTGTTTAA
- a CDS encoding CusA/CzcA family heavy metal efflux RND transporter codes for MINKIIDFSINNKFIIGLLTVVLIGAGIWSVFQVPVDAQPDITNNQVQVITQAPNLGTEDIEQFVTYPVEIAMSNLPGVTEIRSISRFGLSVVTIVFEDDMGTYLPRQLVGEKLNAVKDEIPEGFGQPSMGPISTGLGEIYQYTLEIEEEFEDDFSPTELRTIQDWIVRRQMAMVPGVVEVNGVGGMIKQYEVAVHPDELKAIGLSISDVFAALENNNQNTGGAYIEKNHQANFIRGEGLARSVEDLEKIVVTTSGGVPITVSDVADVRIGSAVRYGALTKNGQGEAVGGMVMMLKGANSNEVIDNVKDRITQIQKSLPEGVSIKPFLDRSELTSDTTSTVTKNLLEGGLIVIFVLVLLLGNWRGGLIVASTIPLSLLFAFILMNLFDVWANLMSLGAIDFGIIVDGAVIIVESTVFTIHQRMKKRGELNKSERNSIASSSAKKMMNSAFFGQLIILIVFLPILALEGVEGKMFKPMALTFIFAMLGAMILCLTYVPMISALFLKESKKRKKSYGDKFVGWVQDKYEPLLDRSLKRGKIVLGTAIALFALAAFMFTKMGGEFIPQLDEGDIAFHIILKPGSSLDEGIATSTRIEQLLLDEYPEIEQIVTRFGVSDVPTDPMPMDIGDSFIILKDKDEWISADSKDELITKIKETIGIIPGVSYEFTQPVEMRFNELLTGVREDVAVKLYGEDLEVLASKAQEMGNIISTVEGVADMKVEATAGLPQITVNYNRNKTAQYGLQIKELNSLIQSAFAGGDAGVIFEGERRLDLVVRLQEEERTSIENIRNLFVTLPSGSQIPLKEVAEISYQPGPMQISRDNTNRRTYVGVNIRNRDVKSVVEDIQTKLDAEFELPPGYYIRYGGAFENFERASKRLQIVVPIALLLIFILIYFALKSFKQTTMIYIAIPLAAIGGIFSLWLRDMPFSISAGVGFIVLFGVAVLNGLVLISSFNELKEEGVKSLNERISLGTRSRIRPILLTALTDVLGFLPMAISSSAGAEVQRPLATVVIGGLITSTLLTLFILPILYKWVESRSGRMKFKPATGGSFALILVLFLLPVGLNAQTTELSPQVSQEEAVALALQNYPLLKNEKLRIDQEHAMKKSAWDLGETEVFMGGEELGDAGGIYTTIGVQQKGVDLLGIPFKSKLYNKKIALAEEAYDLSQLQVAQEVKIGWSRAFSAKQQYLLFQKLDSLYQKLNQAVGLRYEVEAISRLEMLTAKNKINQISIDLQQAEMDYLTAVQKLNLWLGNGQVYDVPEDFKDIPEDEIFLTEELPEDHPLLEVSEKKVAVAEAAYAAEKANFLPDFSVQYGLQKVNGATGFYNYQAGISIPILSGAAHGEAKAAKIEKKIAQRAADFQKDQVRTDFEIALSNYKRWKSSWLFYKDEVLPLLEEQREGSLLAFNEGAIEYVAFIQNLDNAMESEIKALEAFENYQIALAELQFYLTGKN; via the coding sequence ATGATTAATAAGATCATTGATTTTTCGATCAATAATAAATTTATTATTGGTCTACTTACAGTGGTGTTAATTGGTGCAGGGATCTGGAGCGTTTTTCAGGTTCCGGTAGATGCCCAACCAGACATCACAAATAACCAGGTGCAGGTGATCACCCAGGCACCCAATTTAGGAACTGAAGACATCGAGCAGTTCGTCACCTACCCCGTAGAAATTGCCATGAGTAATCTCCCGGGTGTAACAGAGATTCGCTCAATATCCAGGTTCGGACTTTCTGTAGTAACTATTGTCTTTGAAGACGACATGGGTACATATCTCCCCAGGCAGTTGGTAGGTGAAAAACTGAATGCCGTAAAAGATGAAATTCCCGAAGGATTCGGACAACCTTCCATGGGACCTATTTCCACAGGGCTGGGGGAAATATATCAATACACTCTCGAAATAGAAGAGGAATTCGAGGATGACTTCTCCCCTACTGAGTTGAGAACAATTCAGGATTGGATCGTACGCCGACAAATGGCAATGGTGCCGGGAGTTGTGGAAGTGAACGGTGTTGGCGGAATGATAAAGCAGTATGAAGTTGCTGTACATCCCGATGAGCTAAAAGCTATTGGACTTTCCATTTCTGATGTTTTTGCCGCCCTTGAAAACAATAATCAAAATACCGGTGGGGCTTATATTGAAAAGAACCATCAGGCAAACTTCATTCGGGGCGAGGGACTTGCCCGAAGTGTGGAGGATCTGGAAAAGATTGTCGTCACTACTTCCGGCGGAGTACCTATAACAGTTTCAGATGTTGCCGATGTTCGTATAGGAAGTGCCGTACGTTATGGAGCGCTGACAAAAAATGGACAGGGAGAAGCCGTTGGTGGAATGGTCATGATGCTGAAAGGAGCCAATTCCAATGAGGTAATTGACAATGTAAAAGACAGGATCACGCAGATTCAGAAATCCCTTCCGGAAGGTGTTTCTATAAAACCATTTTTGGATAGAAGTGAACTTACTAGTGACACTACTTCCACAGTTACAAAAAACCTGCTCGAAGGGGGGCTAATTGTAATTTTTGTCTTGGTTCTGCTTCTTGGAAATTGGCGGGGAGGTTTAATAGTTGCCTCCACAATTCCGCTCTCCCTCCTGTTTGCTTTCATTCTGATGAACCTTTTTGACGTCTGGGCAAACCTCATGAGCCTCGGGGCTATAGACTTCGGAATTATAGTAGACGGAGCCGTGATCATTGTGGAAAGTACCGTTTTTACCATCCATCAGCGCATGAAGAAAAGAGGCGAATTAAATAAATCTGAAAGAAATTCCATCGCCTCCTCTTCTGCAAAAAAGATGATGAATTCTGCCTTTTTTGGGCAGCTTATAATCCTTATCGTATTTCTGCCAATCCTCGCCCTGGAAGGGGTTGAAGGAAAGATGTTCAAACCAATGGCACTTACCTTCATCTTCGCCATGCTGGGTGCAATGATCCTGTGTTTGACATACGTTCCAATGATCTCTGCTCTCTTTTTGAAGGAAAGTAAAAAGCGAAAGAAATCCTATGGAGACAAATTTGTTGGTTGGGTTCAGGACAAATATGAGCCTCTGTTAGACAGATCCCTAAAAAGAGGAAAAATTGTGCTGGGCACCGCTATAGCATTATTTGCTTTAGCTGCCTTTATGTTCACCAAAATGGGAGGGGAATTTATTCCGCAGCTCGACGAAGGGGACATAGCTTTTCATATTATCCTGAAGCCGGGAAGTTCGCTTGACGAGGGAATTGCAACCTCCACAAGAATAGAACAGCTTCTTCTGGACGAGTATCCGGAAATAGAACAGATCGTCACTCGTTTTGGAGTTTCTGATGTCCCAACAGATCCTATGCCTATGGATATTGGAGACAGCTTTATTATTCTAAAAGATAAAGATGAGTGGATCTCTGCCGATTCAAAGGATGAGCTTATTACCAAGATCAAAGAAACAATCGGCATTATTCCCGGCGTTAGCTATGAATTTACCCAGCCAGTAGAAATGCGGTTCAACGAACTTCTTACAGGTGTTCGAGAAGATGTTGCAGTCAAACTTTATGGTGAAGATCTGGAGGTTCTAGCAAGCAAGGCGCAGGAGATGGGCAACATTATTTCTACTGTAGAAGGGGTTGCCGATATGAAAGTCGAGGCCACAGCCGGATTACCACAAATCACGGTCAACTATAACAGGAATAAAACTGCCCAATATGGTTTACAGATCAAGGAGCTGAATTCCCTTATCCAGTCGGCTTTTGCCGGCGGAGATGCGGGAGTTATTTTTGAAGGGGAAAGGCGGTTGGACCTGGTAGTGCGATTACAGGAAGAGGAAAGAACAAGTATTGAAAATATCAGGAATTTGTTTGTAACCCTGCCTTCAGGTAGCCAGATCCCGCTGAAAGAAGTGGCTGAAATAAGTTATCAACCCGGCCCGATGCAGATCAGTAGAGATAATACCAACCGTCGCACCTATGTGGGAGTAAACATCAGGAATCGTGATGTAAAGTCTGTGGTGGAAGATATTCAGACCAAACTGGATGCTGAGTTTGAACTACCGCCCGGGTACTACATTCGCTATGGCGGAGCCTTTGAAAATTTTGAACGGGCAAGTAAGAGACTGCAAATCGTTGTTCCCATTGCCCTGCTCCTCATTTTTATCCTGATCTATTTTGCTCTCAAATCCTTTAAGCAAACCACCATGATCTACATAGCCATTCCACTTGCAGCTATTGGAGGAATATTTTCTTTATGGCTGCGAGACATGCCCTTTAGCATTTCAGCCGGGGTTGGTTTCATTGTTTTATTTGGAGTGGCTGTCTTAAATGGTCTTGTACTTATAAGCAGCTTCAATGAATTAAAAGAAGAAGGTGTGAAAAGTCTAAATGAAAGGATCAGTCTTGGAACAAGAAGTAGAATCCGGCCTATTTTGCTTACGGCTCTTACCGATGTGCTTGGGTTCCTGCCTATGGCTATTTCCAGCTCGGCCGGAGCAGAAGTGCAACGGCCGCTGGCAACCGTAGTTATAGGGGGCTTAATCACTTCTACCCTCCTCACATTGTTCATTCTGCCTATTCTGTATAAATGGGTCGAATCAAGGTCGGGCAGGATGAAATTTAAACCCGCAACAGGTGGATCTTTTGCGCTTATCCTTGTTCTATTCCTTTTACCCGTGGGTTTAAATGCTCAAACAACTGAATTGTCTCCGCAGGTAAGTCAGGAGGAAGCCGTTGCCCTGGCTCTTCAGAATTACCCACTTCTGAAAAATGAAAAGTTGAGAATTGACCAGGAGCATGCAATGAAGAAGTCTGCCTGGGATCTCGGGGAAACCGAAGTATTCATGGGTGGAGAAGAGCTTGGAGATGCCGGGGGAATATACACCACAATAGGCGTTCAACAGAAAGGGGTGGATTTATTGGGGATTCCTTTTAAAAGTAAACTTTACAATAAAAAGATTGCCCTTGCCGAAGAAGCCTATGATCTGTCTCAACTTCAGGTGGCACAGGAGGTAAAAATAGGCTGGAGCCGGGCCTTTTCAGCAAAACAACAGTATTTGTTATTTCAGAAACTGGATTCCCTGTACCAAAAATTAAATCAGGCAGTCGGTCTACGGTATGAGGTAGAGGCCATTTCCAGATTAGAAATGCTCACAGCCAAAAATAAGATCAACCAAATTTCGATTGATCTGCAACAGGCCGAGATGGACTACCTAACAGCCGTCCAAAAACTGAATCTTTGGCTGGGAAATGGGCAAGTCTATGATGTCCCGGAAGATTTTAAAGATATCCCTGAGGATGAAATTTTCCTCACTGAAGAATTACCCGAAGATCACCCTCTTTTAGAAGTTTCTGAAAAGAAGGTTGCGGTGGCAGAAGCTGCTTATGCTGCAGAAAAGGCTAATTTTCTTCCTGACTTCAGTGTTCAGTACGGACTTCAAAAAGTGAATGGAGCAACCGGTTTTTATAATTATCAGGCCGGAATATCTATTCCAATTCTTTCCGGAGCTGCCCACGGTGAAGCTAAAGCGGCAAAAATAGAAAAGAAAATTGCACAAAGAGCTGCCGACTTTCAGAAAGACCAGGTAAGAACAGATTTTGAAATTGCCTTGAGCAACTATAAACGATGGAAATCTTCCTGGCTTTTTTACAAGGATGAAGTTTTGCCGTTACTGGAAGAACAACGGGAGGGATCATTACTCGCCTTTAACGAAGGTGCCATTGAATATGTGGCCTTTATCCAAAATTTAGACAATGCAATGGAGTCAGAAATTAAAGCGCTCGAAGCTTTTGAGAATTACCAGATAGCCCTTGCAGAATTACAATTTTACCTAACAGGAAAAAACTAA
- a CDS encoding efflux RND transporter periplasmic adaptor subunit, producing the protein MKFQTLYILPFLLLLSCGENAEKEENQKEEAGEPAKTEAVKEAMLSQQQFDVLDMKIDSLTTRLMSGYVQANGELEVPPQSEATVTPVIGGNVSSIIVIEGDEVQRGDVLAYIEHPEIIEVQTQYMNALNSLNYQEKEFQRQKKLYEAGVGSGQIFQRAEAELQSLEGQVAGLKAQLQQLNINPETIRNGNIQQRIPVRSPIDGAVQSVNIKTGQFVQAQSEMFHIINTKDVHVDLMVFEKDVAKVEKGQKVYFTIESLPGTELTAEIISVSKNFEQDPKAVHVHAEIIDRPENLVPGMYVRGRIAVDNQRTTALPESAIVREGGKFYAFTAEEEGDAWSFRPVEVITGTNGGEWVEVKLLKDLPEETRFAYNNAYYLMAEMQKGEGGHAH; encoded by the coding sequence ATGAAATTTCAAACACTATATATACTTCCTTTTCTCCTACTATTGTCTTGCGGGGAAAATGCTGAAAAAGAGGAGAATCAGAAAGAAGAAGCCGGTGAACCTGCTAAAACAGAAGCCGTCAAGGAAGCTATGCTTTCACAGCAGCAGTTCGATGTACTTGACATGAAAATTGACAGCCTTACTACCAGGTTAATGAGCGGCTATGTACAGGCAAATGGAGAGTTGGAAGTACCTCCTCAAAGTGAAGCTACAGTTACTCCTGTTATTGGAGGTAACGTATCGTCAATAATAGTGATCGAAGGAGATGAAGTTCAGCGTGGAGATGTATTGGCCTACATTGAACACCCGGAGATCATCGAAGTACAAACGCAATATATGAATGCCTTAAACAGTCTGAATTATCAGGAAAAAGAGTTCCAAAGACAAAAAAAATTGTACGAAGCCGGAGTGGGTTCAGGGCAAATTTTTCAGCGTGCAGAGGCAGAACTGCAAAGCCTGGAAGGACAGGTTGCAGGACTTAAAGCTCAACTGCAACAACTAAATATTAATCCTGAAACTATTCGAAATGGAAATATTCAGCAAAGGATCCCGGTAAGAAGCCCTATAGATGGCGCTGTACAATCGGTCAATATCAAAACAGGTCAATTTGTACAGGCGCAGTCTGAAATGTTCCATATCATTAATACGAAAGATGTTCACGTAGATCTCATGGTCTTTGAGAAAGATGTTGCCAAAGTAGAAAAAGGACAAAAAGTATATTTCACGATCGAATCATTACCGGGAACTGAACTAACTGCGGAAATCATTTCTGTAAGCAAGAATTTTGAACAGGACCCTAAAGCCGTTCATGTACATGCGGAAATTATCGACAGGCCCGAAAATCTTGTGCCGGGAATGTACGTTAGAGGGCGAATTGCGGTTGATAATCAACGAACAACAGCACTACCCGAATCTGCCATAGTTAGAGAAGGGGGTAAATTTTATGCTTTTACGGCAGAAGAGGAAGGAGATGCATGGAGCTTTAGACCTGTAGAGGTTATTACCGGTACAAATGGAGGTGAATGGGTTGAAGTAAAGCTATTAAAAGACCTGCCGGAAGAGACGAGATTTGCTTATAACAATGCCTACTATCTTATGGCTGAAATGCAAAAAGGAGAAGGCGGTCACGCGCATTAA
- a CDS encoding Fur family transcriptional regulator has protein sequence MKAIENFLEEKQVRPTAMRMLIFKFLAQKQMAVTLADIETAFEKSERTTIYRTIKTFEDSGIVHLIEDGSGVAKYALCEAGCNCELDSDLHLHFHCETCKETQCLTETKIPHINLPPGFTATNASLVVKGTCDKCNKE, from the coding sequence ATGAAAGCAATAGAAAATTTTTTAGAGGAAAAGCAGGTGAGGCCTACAGCAATGCGGATGCTCATTTTTAAATTTTTAGCTCAAAAGCAAATGGCTGTAACTTTGGCTGACATCGAGACGGCTTTTGAAAAAAGTGAAAGAACAACTATATATCGTACCATTAAAACTTTTGAGGATAGTGGAATCGTCCACCTGATTGAAGACGGGAGTGGAGTAGCCAAGTATGCTCTTTGTGAGGCGGGCTGTAATTGTGAGCTCGATAGCGATCTTCATCTCCATTTTCACTGTGAAACCTGTAAAGAAACCCAATGCTTAACTGAAACTAAGATTCCGCATATCAATCTACCGCCGGGCTTTACAGCAACTAACGCCAGTTTGGTAGTCAAAGGAACCTGTGATAAATGCAATAAGGAATAA
- a CDS encoding heavy metal translocating P-type ATPase, whose protein sequence is MAKDKDYKDTELQDPKITSPRTAEEPGPKPEKGEDSCCPPQHKGAGKDEEERSSFIPTVVSLVLLLLGIALDFFEVDWFSGYLRLTVFGVAYILVGSKVVKHAVTNIAKGNIFNEFFLMTIATLGAFYIGEYAEGVAVMLFYVIGEHFQEAAVARSRRSIKALIDNRPEEVSVLSNGQVSIVNPKNVNIGEIIQIKPGEKVALDGEMLSESSSFNTAALTGESKPDTKKKGETVLAGMINLDKLVELKVTSGYEDSALSKILKLVEEASGRKAKTQNFITRFAKIYTPIVVFLAIGLALLPYFFVDTYVFEEWLYRALVFLVISCPCALVISIPLGYFGGIGAASRNGLLFKGSNFLDLITKVDTVVMDKTGTLTEGVFKVQEVKVRCLEKDRFLALTAALENKSTHPIASAVVEHSGDAYKQLKVQDVEEIAGHGLKGTVDGKELFVGNAKLLQKFNISYAPEIEETVETIVVVAIDGKYEGYITIADQIKEDAVVAIKQLGDLGIDTIVMLSGDKDSIVQKVAGQLKIDKAYGGLLPQDKVAKVEELKKQGKKVAFVGDGINDAPVITLADVGMAMGALGSDAAIETADVVIQTDQPVKIATAIKIGKKTRQIVWQNIGLAFGVKALVLIFGAFGVASLWEAVFADVGVAFLAILNAVRLQRIKF, encoded by the coding sequence ATGGCGAAAGACAAGGATTATAAAGACACAGAATTACAAGATCCAAAAATTACTTCTCCCAGAACGGCTGAAGAACCCGGACCAAAACCTGAAAAAGGGGAAGATAGCTGTTGTCCACCTCAGCATAAGGGAGCAGGTAAAGATGAGGAAGAAAGATCTTCCTTTATTCCTACCGTTGTAAGCCTGGTGCTTTTACTGCTGGGAATTGCCCTAGACTTTTTCGAAGTGGACTGGTTTAGTGGCTATTTGCGTTTAACTGTTTTTGGCGTTGCATACATTTTAGTTGGCAGCAAAGTGGTAAAACATGCCGTAACCAACATCGCAAAAGGAAATATCTTCAATGAATTTTTCCTCATGACCATTGCCACTCTCGGGGCTTTTTATATTGGAGAATATGCAGAAGGAGTGGCGGTAATGTTGTTTTATGTAATTGGAGAACATTTTCAGGAGGCAGCCGTTGCCCGTTCCCGTCGCTCTATAAAAGCCCTCATTGATAATCGTCCTGAAGAGGTAAGTGTTCTTAGTAATGGTCAGGTTTCAATTGTTAATCCGAAGAATGTGAACATTGGGGAAATCATCCAGATCAAGCCAGGGGAGAAAGTTGCGCTGGATGGAGAAATGCTTAGCGAAAGCTCCTCCTTTAATACTGCCGCCCTTACTGGAGAATCAAAACCTGATACCAAGAAAAAAGGGGAGACAGTGCTTGCCGGGATGATAAACCTGGATAAGCTGGTTGAGCTAAAAGTAACTTCCGGTTATGAAGACAGTGCTTTATCAAAAATTCTCAAACTCGTTGAAGAAGCAAGTGGGAGGAAAGCAAAAACCCAAAACTTCATCACCCGCTTCGCGAAAATTTATACCCCTATAGTGGTCTTCCTTGCCATAGGTCTGGCGCTCCTCCCCTATTTCTTTGTCGACACCTATGTTTTTGAGGAATGGCTGTACCGGGCCCTGGTATTTTTGGTGATCTCCTGTCCCTGTGCGTTGGTAATCTCTATTCCGCTTGGATATTTTGGTGGTATAGGTGCCGCTTCAAGAAACGGTCTTCTTTTTAAAGGTTCCAATTTTCTCGACCTCATTACAAAGGTAGATACAGTGGTGATGGACAAAACCGGAACCCTCACAGAGGGAGTTTTTAAAGTGCAGGAGGTAAAGGTCCGATGTCTGGAAAAGGACCGGTTTTTGGCGCTAACAGCGGCACTTGAGAATAAATCCACTCATCCTATAGCTTCGGCAGTTGTAGAACACTCGGGCGACGCTTATAAACAGCTGAAAGTGCAGGACGTTGAAGAAATAGCCGGACACGGATTAAAAGGAACGGTAGACGGAAAAGAGCTTTTCGTTGGTAATGCGAAATTGTTGCAGAAGTTCAACATCTCCTATGCACCGGAAATAGAGGAAACAGTGGAAACGATTGTTGTGGTAGCAATAGATGGTAAATATGAAGGTTACATAACCATTGCCGATCAAATTAAGGAAGATGCGGTTGTAGCTATAAAGCAACTTGGGGATTTAGGAATTGACACAATTGTTATGCTCTCGGGTGATAAGGATTCTATAGTTCAAAAAGTAGCGGGGCAGTTGAAGATCGACAAAGCTTACGGTGGATTACTGCCTCAGGACAAGGTGGCTAAGGTCGAGGAACTAAAGAAACAGGGGAAAAAGGTAGCATTCGTAGGAGACGGTATAAATGATGCTCCGGTAATTACCTTAGCCGATGTAGGAATGGCCATGGGAGCCTTAGGCTCTGACGCTGCAATAGAGACCGCAGATGTGGTGATACAAACAGATCAGCCTGTCAAAATCGCCACGGCCATCAAGATCGGCAAAAAGACCCGACAGATCGTATGGCAGAATATTGGCCTCGCCTTTGGAGTAAAGGCACTGGTGCTAATTTTTGGCGCATTTGGGGTAGCATCTTTATGGGAAGCAGTTTTTGCTGACGTAGGAGTGGCATTCTTAGCCATTTTGAATGCAGTGAGACTGCAGAGAATAAAATTCTGA